The following nucleotide sequence is from Hippopotamus amphibius kiboko isolate mHipAmp2 chromosome 11, mHipAmp2.hap2, whole genome shotgun sequence.
GTGTCAGCCAGCCTGAAGTGACCTTGTGGGAAGGGAGCCAGAGGAATGAACACCCTTAACTTAATGTCCTCCCTCCTGCTGTTTTCCTGCCAGGCTCCCCATCAGCCAAAACAGCTAGAAGCCAGAGGTGCCCTTGATATGGTTAGTCTCCTGGGGCAGAGAACAGAGTGGGAGAGGGAAAATGCAGGGGCAAACAGGAGACATTCAGGCCCCCACACAGAGACAAGCTTTCTGGCCACCCTTGTATTTTCTTCATGTAGGTACACAGGGGGCCTGATTCAAACCAGCAGTTCCCCTGGAGCGTGTGGAACCGTGTCAAGGGCCTTTAGCAACACAGTGCAAGTTCCATGAAGAACTCTAACCACACAGGGTTCTAGCAGGTTGTTCCTTGAGCCAGCTCAGCATCCTCTCCCTGACTGCTTGGCTGGACACTAGCAACTGTTCTCAGTGACTCCTTCTTTCTGTCTCCGAGACTCACCAGCCCCACCACCCACTGATACGTACTTAAGCCATGTGGACACCTTCAGTGGGTACAGCAAGCCCTGAAGGCTTGGGGGTCACTCTATTGCTTTAGAGCCCGTGGCTCTCAACCTTGAGTGTATATCAGAATCATCTGAGGCACATATTAAAAAGCTATTGCtggaccccacccccagggttTCCAATTCGGTAGGTCTGGGACAGGGCCCAACAATGTACGTTTCTAACATGTTTCCATGTGATACTGGTAGAAGGACCActtgttgagaaccactgatttaaggAGATTCTGCGTGTCTCTGCTCAGATCTAGATTTTGCAGCCTAACTGTCAGAGAGTTACCTACTTCCCTTATTTCCGGGTTCACAGCTGCTCCCTGACAGGTCTCCACCCAGAGGCCCTACCTCCTCTTCAGCCCTGACTGCAGACTGTGAGCTCGCCCTCTCTGTGGTCCAGCGGGCCAGCCCCTGGGTTTGGGTGTGTGGTGTCTTCTTGCATCTCTGTTCTTCACAGGCTTTCCCACATCTGTGCTTACGCTGAGTTTCATTCACCACTCACTTGCCCACCTAGTCACTCTTTACTCTTCATTTTTGTCCCATGGTCAGAGCAGCTGTCACTTTCTCTTTCCCAGGAAGTTTTTCTGAGCGTCTAAGTTCTATCTCACCTTGGTAGTCTGCCAAGTCACCCTCAAGGGAAAGACTACCCTGGGAGGCAATCTCAGTCCAAATAAAAGCCAgattctgggcttcctaggtggtgcagtggttaagaatccgcctgccaatgcagggcacacagattcaagccctgctcccggaagatcccacatgccgcggagcaactaagcccgtgcgccacaactattgagcctgtgctctagagcccgtgagccacaactattgagcccctgtgctgcaactactgaagcccatgtgcctagagcccatgctccgcaacaagagaagccacggcaatgaggagcccacacaccacaacgaagagtagccccccactcactgcaactaaagaaagcccgtgcatagcaaaaaagacccaacacagctaataaaataaataaataaatttataaaataaaagccagATTCCTCCTGACGGCTTACAAGGCCCTACGCAATCTGGCCTCATCCCCTATCTCTGTTTCCCCTCACACACCCGGCTCCACTACACTGGCCTTCCTGCTGTTTCACGAATACTCAGATATCCAGACATGTCCTCACTTTAGGACATTTGtatgtgctgttccctctgcctgaaatgctcccCTCCTATATGTCTACGTGGCTTATTCCCTCACCTCCTTGAAATCTTTGCTCGAATATCACTTTCTCAAAGAAGCCTCCCTCAGCACCCTATTTCAATCTGCAGCCTGCACAGcccttcctgtctccctccctaCTTTGTTCTCCATAGGCACCTGCCACCTTTAatatacttgtttatttttattgtctgtcttccccaaTTAGACTGTCCATGAGGACAAGAGTTTACATTTATTTGGTTCACTGGGTGTAGAaaggtgcctggcatatagtaagtactcaataaatatttgttgaatgaacatatgaattaaaaaaatggatatcCCCCACTAGGCACCGAGACCGTCAGGAGGGCAGGGTTGCAGCTTTCTCTGTAGGGGGAGAGGAAGCTGTAATAAAGGGAACTCAAGAGGCCAGAGCCCCCTCCAGCATCTCCCCCACCCATGTGGGTCAGGGAGAGGGCAGTGAGAGATGAAAACTCCCAGCTGCAGAAGGGAAAATACGTTGGGGGCAGGAGAGAGATGGAAAAGTATGTCCATCAATGCTGGGGCAGCGTGGCTGGACCTCGGGGCGGGGAGTTTAGACAAAAGTGTCTCAGTGAGGGGGACGCACTGTCCTCACCTCCTCTGGAAGCCACCAGCCAAAAACAGCAGCAAAGAGGATAAAGAGTGTGCCTAGGGAGGGCATTTATCGGAGGCTACTCCCTACTCTGTTGAACCCACAGTGACtagcaccccccccacacacacacccctaacgTTGGCCTCCGCCCCTGGCTCTTGTGTCCACCAATGCTGTCTCTCTCAGCATCACTGgctactactttttttttggccgcgccatgcggcttgtgggattttagttccctgaccaggggttgaacgcaggtcctcagcagtgacagcgccagagtcctaaccactggagcaccagggaattcccccaaagaaTCTAGTTAAATTCTCAAATCCCAGAGCTCTGTAGGTTTTACTGAAAATTTCAAAGGAGATAAGATGAAGGGATTACGTTGCACATcccaaagcaaataaacaaagacTCCTTTGTCAGACACTTCCACATTTCCAAGGGCCTCTCTGGAGCTGCCAGGCTGGAAGTGAAGTACACCTCCCTTTCCAGACCCTGCACCCACCTTGCCACCCTCCCAGATCTGCCAGCGACTTCAGGTTCTTCTCCCATCCACAGCACAGAAAAATTCAGTCAGCCTTTCCTTAGCTCCCTATCCAAACCTGCGTGTCCAGACTTGTAAAACCTGGGCCTCAGTCACCTGAACCTCCAGACTCTTCAAACATTCTTTGTTCCTGAGAATAAATGCCCCTGGGGTcttactgaccttcccccctatTCTGGTGGcttatcaaaatatttctttcatgcaCACACTGGGCTCCCCTTAAGAGGAATTAAGGAGAGTGTAATTTTCTCATCTCCTCTCTACACCCAGCTCCCCCTTCTTCCTCGGTGCTAGTGTCAGCAAAACCTGATGGGGAAGTGAGGCCTGGGACTTAGAGGAGGAGGGaatgaggggaaaggggaagttTGGGAGGGAGGCCTCCAGGAAGCcggtgggagaggagagccaGCAGACAGAGAGGCATCCACCCTGGTCTGTCTCCTCCAGCATCTCCACCAGCATCCGCTGAGCTATGAGCCAAACCAGGGATTTACAGGGTAGGGAAGGTGGGATAGGCAGGATCCTAAAATGGGAGAAAGGAGGTGGACAGTCCCGGGCCGGGGGCTGGGAAGCTGGCCTATGAAGGCAGAATTGTGATGGCTTCAGGCTGGGCTTAGGGGTGAGGAGAGGAGACGTGCAAgtgggggtgggcggtggggggagggaggctacATTAACCTTTGCGCCCCTTCAGGAGGTAAAGCCTTTGGGCTGCTGAAGGCCCAGCAGGAAGAGAGACTGGATGAAATCAACAAGGTAAAAGGAAGAACTAAGGGGCagcggaggtggggggtggcgggggttGACCCGAAGGGCCTACCCAGGCTCTTGCTTTCCCCCCACAGCAATTCCTGGATGATCCCAAATATAGCAGTGATGAGGACCTGCCCTCCAAACTGGAAGCCTTCAAGAGTGAGGGGAAAACTATAGGGGTGGAGCAGGGGGTGAGGAGGGTAGGATTTCCCCAAGAAGAGAGGGGACAGCAGAAAGAAAAGTGGTGGGAAAAAGGAAGGCTGCCTCTATTGCTGCCCTAGTTACAGTCCCTTTCCCCAGCCTGCCGCTCTCAGTGTCCCCTCTAGTTCCCTATAGCTTCACAGGGCCCCTCAGCTCTCCAATACCCACTTCCTCTACCTGCCCCACCTCTTCCTCATCTTCTCCCCCACCTAGCGCTCGGtcaacccccgcccccggccctgcctGTGAGCCTCCAGCCAGAGCTTaccctctctgctttctcccCTCACCCAGAGAAATACATGGAGTTTGACCTAAATGGAAACGGAGATATCGGTGAGAAAATGGTGATCTGGGAGGCGTGCACAGGTCTGGGAAGAGGGAGGTCTTTCCCCCAGTGCTCCATTCCCAATGGTCTGGGAGAGGGCTAGTCACCAGGGCAGGAGGGGGAATGGGAATGAGGAGGTGGAGGCGACCGAGTGAGAGAGGCTCCCTCTCTTCTTACCCCCATCCTCTGCCTCCAGATATCATGTCCCTGAAGCGAATGCTGGAGAAACTTGGGGTCCCCAAGACCCACTTGGAGCTAAAGAAATTAATCAGTGAGGTATCCAGTGGCCCTGGGGAGACTTTCAGCTACACTGACTTTCTCAAGATGATGTTGGGCAAGAGATCTGCCATCCTAAAAATGTAAGGATCCAGTTCCAACCTCCCCTATACTTATctgtccttcccccaccccccacctctgtccCCAGGCTCAGCTTCTACACATTACTCAGCATGcacttctcttctgttttttgagaGACCCTTCCAAGGTCCTAACCTCATTCATGGTTCTGGTCCCCACAGcccccagcagtcccactcctgccCTTTGGCCTTCTCCTCCCACCTTCACAACCCTCATCCTTTTCTGGGCTTTCACAGCAGCCTAAAATTTATTCTCTTGAGAGGACTGTCCCCTGATCCCTGTGTCTCTTCCCACCTCAACCAGGATCCTGATGTATgaagagaaagcaagagaacaGGAGAAGCCAACTGGTCCCCCAGCCAAGAAAGCTATCTCTGAGTTACCCTGATTTGTGGTGAGGGAGATGCGGTGGGATGGAAGGGGCTTCTAGTGACTCTAACATGGAAAAAGAGGACAAAAATTGTGAACCAGAGCCAaactaatttaaataaattatcctCCTTTGGATCAACTCAACTTGGTCACTGTTCGGGGGGATTTTTCTTTCCTGGGTTTGGGAAGAAGTGAAGCATCTTTGAGGGAAGGGTAGCAAGGATTTGCCCATATGAGCAATCCATCAACCATTCTGTAGTATGTCTACTGCAGCAGGTGGTTTTGTACACCAAGTGGGATTCCAGATGTATAAGACAGCCTTGACCTCAAGGAGTTTAAGTGGGATGAAAAGACATGTACAGATAAAAAAGTGTACTACCCAAGCTCATGATGAAGAGCAAGGATTACCTTGAACCAACATTCTCTGTGACTATAAGCTTTGTAACCTCAACAAATCATTCAGCCTGAGTCTTTACttgaaaatgagaatattatGATCTACCCTGCAGTGCCTGACATATCATAAGCCCTCAATAATGTTTAAAActtgaatgaatagatggatggatagatgaaagAACTGGTGTTATTGAGTTAAGTATTTACGACACTATAAAGCCTGATAATTTAAGCGAAAATGAGTCTTGAGGTCGTTTTGGGGACAAGCTACAAAAACTGAGTCTATCTAATAAAAGGAAAAGGGGCGTGTATCAGGAGAGTACTGAGGGCAGATTCCAGGGGTACAGGATCCCTGGATGACAGAAAGAGTTAAATAGCCAACTCCAGGGAAGGCAGGAACCTGAGAGTTTCCAGGCCTTTGGTGAGGCTATTCTTGGACTTTTCCTCAAAGGGATCCAGATGTGTTAATTCCAGCAACTCCCAGTCATTGGTCACTATTTCAGATTTCCTTATTCCCTGAAAAGCAAGAATCCAATTGGCCCAGCTTGTTTCATGTACCGAGGACAGACCAGGCCCCTAGGGCCACCCATGTTAGCCCTTTCCAAAGGTAAAGCCAGGTTGGCATCCTAAAGAGTGCTATGGTAACTGTATAGGACTTCAGATGAGGAAGAGATCAAtgtaggttaaataaaatatatgaatataacaaaattaatAGCTAtcctttattgagcacctactatatactgGGTAGATGCTTtctgtgtattaactcatttaatcttcccaacaactcTGATGACACCAAGGAGGGTAGAAAGGATCTGGGGCTTAAACAATTTGTTCATTCAGGATAAATAAATTGGGTTATATTtccacaatggactattattatACAGCAATAAGAATGAACAAACTACAACTACATGCAACAATGTGGATCAATTTTATTAATAcaatgttgagcaaaagaaggCAGACATGAGAGAAACCTCACTGTacaattccatttctataaagtgcaaaacaaagtaaattatttatatatattgttagAAGTCAAGATAGTAGTTAGCCTCGGGGGAGCGCAGTGACTAGAAGAGGACCTTGGGCAGCTTCTGTGCTAGTTAAGTTTTTACTTTTGGTTACATGTTCTGCTCAGTTTGTGAGGTTATTAAAAtgtcacatatatataaaatacacatatatacgaCACACTttgataagattttaaaaatcacttgttGGGCATTAAGTATATTCCATTCCCTATTCCAGGTGCTTGAGTGAACAAAACACAGATCCTTGCTTTTGTGAAGTTTATGTTCTATTGTGGGAACTGGTATGGGTGGAGGACagacaataaaaagtaaacacaatttaaaatttacacaATCTATTAGAAAATGACAAGgattatgaaaaaaaagagaaggtagAGCAGGTAAAAGGGAATCAGGGTGCCAGGATAGTCATGGAAGATTAAAATTTTGAAAGGGTAATCAGGAGTGGCCTCACTGAGGAGGTGACCAACACTGAGCAAAAACTTCCAGGAAATAAAGCAGTGAGTCATGCAGGTTTCTGGGGGGAAAGCCAGCTGGGCAGAGGGAAAAGGAGCGGAAGGGCCCTAGGGTGAGACAGGCCTGTGCAGACAGGGAGAGTAATAAAATCAGTAACATAATAGGTGGCCAAGTCATCTAGGGTCTTGTAGCCCGCAGTAAGGACTTTGGCTATTATTCTGAGAGCAATGGAGAGGCACTGCAGGACTCTGAGCAAAGGAATGCTTTGAAACCTCCTCTGAGAAATGGCCCACTCTGACTGCAGTGTAGAGAATAGACtcaggaagaccagttaggaggctgttacTGTAacccaggtgagagaggaggatGGCGCAGATCAAAGTGGAAGTAGTGGAAGTGAAGAGGTTAGATTCTGCATAATTTCTCAAGATAGGATTTCCTGTCTGATTGAAAGTAGAGAATGAGATAAAGAAAGGAGTCAATGAAGTTTCCAGGGTTTTTGACTtaactggaatttttttaaaattaatttttattggagtatagttgctttaccatgttgtgttggtttaactgtaatttttaaattgtcatcAGCTGAGATGGTTAAGGCTGTGGCTAGAGCAGGTATTGAAGGACTAGAGATCAAAATGTTCAGTTCTGGACACACTGAATTTGAAATGATCTGTTAGATACCCAAGAGGTGATGTCAGGTACATAGTCTGATGAAGATACacatttgggagtcatcagcatATAAATGTTATTTCAAGCCATGAGACTGATGTCCTTGACATACGCAGTTTGGGCAGAAGGTGGGGATGATGGCTTGACTGGAATGGATTTAAGAAAGAATGAGAGGAGAGAAATTGGGAGACCGTGTATATGGATAGCTCTTCCAAGAAACTTTGCTGTGGTAACTGACCAGGGAAAGGGGACAAGAGAATCATTTTGAAAGtttgagagggacttccctgctggtccagtggttaagaatctgccttccaacgctggggacgtgggttcaatccctgatcggggaactaagatcctgcatgctgcgggGCAAGTTAGCcagtgcatcacaactactgagcctgtgcgccacaactagagaagcccactgcaactaagagcctgtgtgccacaacaaagacccagcatagccaaaattaaaaatttgaaaaagaaaaaagaaagtctgagaaCTAAAGTCATCTCAACCATCTTAATGAGCCTCAGGATAAAATTCTTACCAAATCCTTGCTAAATTTTCTGCTCTCATTTTCCATAACGGACAAGCAATCCCTTAACTTAGTCACACCAGCCTAGGCATAGGTTCCAAACCTACGCCTCTACTTATCAGTTCACTGGACCCAAGGTGTGCACTCTCTCCTCAAACTTGgctaaatcttttattttattttattttatttatttggctgtgtcgggtcttagttgtggcacatggtatctttgttgtggcatgtgggatcttttgttgtggtgcgtgagctcctcGTTGCGTTGTGTGGGCTccgtagcatgcaggctcagtagttgcagcacacgggcttagttgccccatagcaagtgtgatcttagttccccgaccagggatcaaacctgcgtcccctgcattggaaggcagattcttaaccactggaccaccagggaagtaccttgcctaaatcttttttctttttttcagctgtgttaggtcttcactgctgcaggcggactttctctagttgtggtgagtggcggctacacttcgttgcagtgtgcaggcttctcattgcagtggcttctcttcctgcagggcacaggctctaggtgcacgggcttcagtagctgcagcactcggcctcaggagttgcagcacatgggatctagagcgcaggctcagtagttgtgacacatggtcttagttgctccgctgcatgtgggatcttccaggagcagggattgaaccggtgtctcctgcgttggcaggcagattcttaaccactgcactgccagagaagtcccccttGGCTAAATCTTAAGTAGTTCTTCGTATCACTTAATAAGAGTCACATTTTTCTAGGAGCATTTCTGAACCTGCCCAGGCACGATCTGATTTTTATTACTCTACTTCTGTGATATTCTGTGCATATCTCTGGTGTCTTCAGAACATAGTTGTTGACAGTGGATcacggaagaaatcaaagaggaaatttaaaaagctggagacaaatgaaaacgaaAACACAATGTTCCAAAATcatgggatacagcaaaaacaTTTCTAAGAGAGACATTTACAACGACACAATTCAACCCCAGGAAACAGGAAAAACCTcagataaacaatctaactttacacctaaaggaacgaGATAAAGtagaacaaaacccaaaattagtagaaggaaagaaataataaagatgagaacagagataaatgaaatagagacaaaaatagaaaagatcaatgaaactaagagctgttctttgaaaagaaaaaattgataaaacttttagccagactcatcaagaaaaagagagagggcccaaatcaataaaatcagaaatgaaaaaggagaaattacatctgataccacagaaatacaaaggatcataagaaattgctacaaataattatatgccaataaaatggacaacctagagaaaaggacaaattcctagatatgtacaatctcccaagactgaatcaggaagaaatagaaaatatgaacacaccagttaccagtaatgaaattgaatcagtaattaaaaaaaatcttcccaacaAATAAAACTCTAGAACCACAATGCTTCTAACTaaagatgaattctaccaaacacttaaagaagagttaccatccatccttctcaaactactccaaaaaactgcagaggaaggaacatttatGAACTCATACTCAGGccagtatcaccctgataccaaaaccaggtaaaggtatcacacaaggaaataaaaattataggccagggcttccctggtggcgcaatggttaagaatccgcctgccaacacaggggacacgggttcaatccctcgtctggaaagatcccacatgcagcggagcaactaagaccatgtgccacaactactgagcctgggctctggagcccatgagctacaactactgagcccacgtgccacaactactgaagcctgtgcacctagagcccatgctctgcaacaagagaagccatcgcactgagaagcccacataccacaacaaagagtagcccccgctctccataactagagaaagaccacgcgcagcaacaaagatccgacgcagccaaaaaagaaaagaaaagaaaagaaaactacaggccaataccattgatgaacagagatgcaaaaatcctcaaaaaatattaggaaatggAATTCAATGATGCATTAAAAGGActgtacaccatgatcaagtaggatttatccaagggatgcaaggatggatCAATGTTCACAAattgatcaatgtgatacatcacattaacaaactaaggaataaaaatcatatggtcatttcaatagatgcaggtAAAGCTTATGACAAAggcaacattcatttatgattaaaactctccagaaagtaggtatagagagaacatacctcaaaataataacagccatatatgacaagcccactgCTAACAttgtactcaatggtgaaaagctgaaacatATCCTCTAAGATCAGCAAAAATACAAGGATgaccactttcattcaacatagtattggaagttctagccacaataatcagacaagaaaaagaaataagaggaatgcaaattggaaaggaaaaagtaaaaatgtcagtTTGAAgacgacatgatactatacatggaaaattctaaagatgccaccaagaAACTATGAATCTGGTAAAGacgcaggatacaaaattaacatacagaaatctgttgcatttctacacactaccaatgaactatcagaaagagaaattaagaaaataatcccatttacaatcacatcaaaaagaataaaatacctagcaataaatctaactaaggaggcaaaagatctgtactcagaaatctataagacactgatgaaagaaattgaagacaacacaaacaaatggaaagacatatcATGCTCATgaaatggaagaattaatattgttaaaatgactatgctgggacttcctaggtggcacagtggttaagaatccacctgcctgtgcaggggacatgggttccatccctggtctgggaagattccacatgctgtggagctactgagcccatgcaccacagctggtaagcctgtgctctagagcccgtgagccacaactaatgagcccatgtgctgcagccactgaagcccacgtgcctaaagcccatgctctgtaacaagagacgccacagcagtgagaagcctgcgcaccacaacaaagagtagccccaactcactgcaactagagaaagcccgcacacaataAGGAAGacccaatataaataaattttttaaaaaaagaaaaactgattgaaattttccccacttttttttgAAAGCTATAAACCCacagaagcctgtgtaccacaacaaagagtagcccccactcactgcaactagagaaagcccacacacagtaacaaagacccaatgcagccataaataaataagtaaataaataaatttatataaaaaatgactatgctacccaaggccatctacagattcaatccaatccctgtcaaaataccaatagcatttttcacagaactagaacaaataattctaaaatttgtatggaaagacCCTGTAAATTCACAACAATCTTGAGAATGAACAAGCTGGAGGTATgatactccctgatttcaaactacactacaaagctataatcaaaacagtatggtaatggcacaaaaaaatacacatagatcaatggaacagaatagagagtccagaaatgaacccacaccgatatggtcaattaatctagggaaaaggaggcaagaatatacaatggggaaagatagcctcttcaatcaATGGTgttgaaaactgaacagctacattcAAAAGAATCatactggactactttctcataccatatacaaaaataactcaaaatggattcaagatttaaacgtaagacctgaaaccataaaacttctaaatgaaaacatatgcagtatgctctttgacatgagtcttagcaatatttttttaatatgtctcctcagacaagggaaacaaaagcaaaaataaagaaataggactatatcaaaccaaaaagcttttgcatagtgaaggaaattatcaacaaagtgaaaaggctgCCTGCAGAATGGGATtagacatttgcaaatgatatatctgataaggggttaatatccaaaataaacaaagaactcctacaactcaataacaaaaacaaacaaaaaaacaattaaaaaatgggcagaggacctgaacagacattttccaaagacataaagatggccaacaggcacatgaaaagatgctcaacatcac
It contains:
- the AIF1 gene encoding allograft inflammatory factor 1 isoform X1, whose protein sequence is MSQTRDLQGGKAFGLLKAQQEERLDEINKALAFPPQQFLDDPKYSSDEDLPSKLEAFKKKYMEFDLNGNGDIDIMSLKRMLEKLGVPKTHLELKKLISEVSSGPGETFSYTDFLKMMLGKRSAILKMILMYEEKAREQEKPTGPPAKKAISELP
- the AIF1 gene encoding allograft inflammatory factor 1 isoform X2 encodes the protein MSQTRDLQGGKAFGLLKAQQEERLDEINKQFLDDPKYSSDEDLPSKLEAFKKKYMEFDLNGNGDIDIMSLKRMLEKLGVPKTHLELKKLISEVSSGPGETFSYTDFLKMMLGKRSAILKMILMYEEKAREQEKPTGPPAKKAISELP